In Desulfovibrio oxyclinae DSM 11498, a single genomic region encodes these proteins:
- the mfd gene encoding transcription-repair coupling factor, which yields MQPKELQDFLRGKTDSLRIFKSGPGTRALLARELVDRGENVVLVVPGARELKESRALLGMTLPGGEDPNAPAWEHGLAVLPPYPAARPRPEEWAERWAAMHSLVYGKRPMCLLMTVDNFMTRWPDPATLENCWLPLSKGDDLSPEMILEQAVSWGYTRTKMVSGPGQAALRGDILDIHAPGYPMPLRLEFFGDTLEDIRLFDGPSQRSKADLAEAMLLPVSPGIAADPHASAARKLWEEYRTRGEMGADDEKFLREKLDQSDGNVWPGLFYPDAGGIEKLFPPKTTFILAEGGELRERIEDAERNWRGFLESEEREHGRRWPLSALCRTPESARGAWRDGRQLVFEELVIGTEKKGIDLPERSIGEFADIFWQPEHQRRPWQALMEGIKEWNRAGQTTVLGFRTDRSRNRFLSLAEPERIPFGLGFDPEKEGTSAVISGFRHGVEVEWADIRLLGEGVLQPEAPKSHRARDKAFKGLTAYEDLSDGDLLVHRDYGLCRYGGLHHMKLGDVANDYLLLDFAGDDKLYLPVDRLKLVQRFKGPEGASPALDKLGGTRWKATTTRVRKAIEKIAHELVEMYAYRRVTKGFSYGPLDEMYHDFEVGFGFEATPDQEKAIRDVFEDMEKPEPMDRLVCGDVGFGKTEVALRAAFRAAIEGHQVALLCPTTVLAEQHYQTFLRRMEDFPLRIGMLSRFVDRKRQKTVLEAAARGEIDILIGTHRLLSKDVEMPNLGLLILDEEQRFGVRHKERLKQFRNTIDVLTLTATPIPRTLQLSLSGLRGLSVIETPPEDRKPVKTGILTREKAELRGILQRELERGGQVFWVYNRVEGLERAAEYVRELVPDARIGMAHGKMTEKKLEETMHGFWHGELDVLVCTAIVESGLDFPNANTLIVDQAQMFGLGQLYQLRGRVGRSERQAYAYFVVPSLDDLQEKVRKRLRIILDLDYLGAGFKVAMEDLRLRGAGNILGETQSGQIARVGLDLFLEMLEEEVRRVRGEVSAKASEPELNFVFEAHIPSDYVPDSRERLRYYKALSGAANDAELTELEAELKDRFGSLPEQVDTFIGVLTLKQTLARLQAERAELYPGRAVISWEEGTGPFTPESLVAWASAREDRARLMPPARIELRYAEGDSVREALEAAAVELDALADERPNQTTETESK from the coding sequence GTTCCGGGCGCGCGTGAACTCAAGGAGTCTCGTGCGCTTTTGGGGATGACCCTGCCGGGCGGCGAAGATCCCAACGCCCCGGCATGGGAGCACGGTCTTGCCGTGCTGCCGCCGTATCCCGCCGCGCGCCCCCGTCCGGAAGAATGGGCGGAACGCTGGGCCGCCATGCACAGCCTTGTCTACGGCAAGCGGCCCATGTGCCTGCTGATGACCGTGGACAACTTCATGACCCGCTGGCCTGATCCTGCAACGCTGGAAAACTGTTGGCTTCCACTTTCCAAGGGCGACGACCTTTCTCCGGAGATGATTCTGGAGCAGGCCGTGAGCTGGGGGTACACCCGGACCAAAATGGTCTCCGGCCCCGGACAGGCCGCGCTTCGTGGCGATATTCTCGACATCCACGCGCCCGGATATCCCATGCCGCTGCGGCTGGAGTTCTTCGGCGATACGCTTGAAGACATTCGCCTTTTCGACGGTCCGTCGCAGCGCTCCAAGGCTGACCTCGCTGAAGCCATGCTGCTGCCGGTTTCGCCCGGCATTGCCGCGGATCCTCATGCATCTGCCGCCCGCAAACTGTGGGAGGAGTATCGCACTCGGGGCGAAATGGGGGCCGACGACGAGAAATTTCTGCGTGAGAAACTCGACCAGTCCGACGGAAACGTCTGGCCGGGGCTGTTTTATCCGGACGCAGGAGGCATCGAAAAACTCTTCCCACCTAAGACCACATTCATCCTCGCTGAAGGCGGGGAGCTTCGCGAACGCATTGAAGACGCCGAACGCAACTGGCGAGGATTCCTGGAGTCCGAGGAGCGGGAACACGGCCGCCGCTGGCCGCTTTCCGCCCTGTGCCGGACGCCTGAGAGTGCTCGGGGGGCTTGGCGCGACGGACGTCAGTTGGTTTTCGAGGAACTGGTCATCGGCACGGAAAAGAAGGGCATTGATCTGCCGGAACGCTCCATTGGTGAATTTGCAGATATTTTCTGGCAGCCCGAGCATCAGCGCAGGCCGTGGCAGGCGCTCATGGAGGGCATCAAGGAATGGAACCGCGCTGGACAGACCACCGTCCTCGGCTTCCGTACCGACCGGTCCCGCAACCGCTTCCTGAGTCTTGCCGAGCCTGAACGTATTCCTTTCGGGCTGGGATTCGATCCTGAAAAGGAAGGCACTTCGGCCGTCATCTCCGGCTTTCGTCACGGAGTTGAGGTCGAGTGGGCCGACATCCGGCTGCTCGGCGAGGGCGTGCTTCAGCCGGAGGCGCCCAAATCCCACCGCGCCCGCGACAAGGCCTTCAAGGGCCTGACCGCTTACGAAGACCTTTCCGACGGCGACCTTCTGGTGCACCGCGACTACGGCCTCTGCCGCTACGGCGGACTGCACCACATGAAGCTCGGCGACGTGGCCAACGACTACCTGCTTCTGGATTTTGCCGGGGACGACAAGCTCTACCTTCCTGTTGACCGCCTCAAGCTCGTGCAGCGGTTCAAGGGGCCGGAGGGTGCGAGTCCTGCGCTGGACAAGCTGGGCGGCACCCGCTGGAAAGCCACCACGACTCGCGTACGCAAGGCCATCGAAAAGATCGCGCATGAGCTTGTTGAGATGTACGCCTACCGCCGCGTGACCAAGGGCTTCAGCTACGGTCCGCTGGACGAGATGTACCACGATTTCGAGGTCGGTTTCGGTTTCGAGGCCACGCCGGATCAGGAGAAGGCCATCCGTGACGTGTTCGAGGACATGGAAAAGCCCGAACCCATGGACCGCCTTGTGTGCGGCGACGTGGGCTTCGGCAAGACCGAGGTCGCTCTTCGGGCTGCGTTTCGGGCGGCCATTGAAGGCCATCAGGTGGCACTGCTGTGCCCCACGACGGTGCTGGCCGAGCAGCATTATCAGACTTTCCTGCGTCGCATGGAAGATTTCCCGCTGCGCATCGGCATGCTCAGCCGCTTCGTGGACCGCAAGCGGCAGAAGACCGTGCTCGAAGCCGCGGCAAGGGGCGAGATTGATATCCTCATAGGCACGCACCGCCTGCTCTCCAAGGATGTGGAGATGCCCAACCTCGGCCTGCTCATCCTCGACGAGGAGCAGCGGTTCGGCGTGCGTCACAAGGAACGGCTCAAGCAGTTCCGCAACACCATCGACGTACTGACGCTTACGGCCACGCCCATCCCGAGGACGCTTCAGTTGTCGCTCTCCGGCCTCCGGGGGCTGTCCGTCATCGAGACGCCGCCCGAGGACCGCAAGCCGGTGAAGACAGGCATTCTGACACGCGAAAAGGCCGAGCTGCGGGGCATTCTCCAAAGAGAGCTGGAGCGCGGCGGGCAGGTGTTCTGGGTGTACAATCGCGTGGAAGGGCTGGAACGCGCTGCTGAATACGTGCGCGAACTGGTGCCCGATGCGCGCATCGGCATGGCGCACGGCAAGATGACCGAGAAGAAGCTCGAAGAAACCATGCACGGCTTCTGGCATGGCGAGCTGGACGTGCTTGTCTGTACCGCCATCGTCGAGTCGGGACTGGATTTCCCCAACGCCAATACCCTTATTGTTGATCAGGCCCAGATGTTCGGCCTCGGCCAGCTCTACCAGCTTCGCGGCAGGGTGGGGCGCAGCGAGCGGCAGGCCTATGCCTATTTCGTGGTCCCCTCGCTTGATGATTTGCAGGAAAAAGTCCGGAAACGCTTGCGGATCATTCTTGATCTGGATTATCTCGGTGCCGGGTTCAAGGTTGCCATGGAAGACCTCAGGCTTCGCGGCGCGGGAAATATTCTGGGCGAGACCCAGTCCGGGCAGATCGCGCGCGTGGGGCTGGACCTTTTCCTCGAAATGCTGGAGGAAGAAGTTCGTCGCGTGCGCGGCGAGGTTTCGGCCAAGGCTTCCGAGCCGGAGCTGAATTTCGTGTTCGAGGCGCATATCCCGAGCGATTACGTGCCCGACTCGCGCGAAAGACTGCGATACTACAAAGCCCTTTCGGGAGCGGCAAACGATGCCGAGCTCACCGAACTGGAAGCCGAACTGAAAGACCGCTTCGGCAGCCTGCCCGAGCAGGTGGACACGTTCATCGGCGTGCTCACGCTCAAGCAGACGCTGGCGCGCCTGCAGGCCGAACGTGCTGAATTGTACCCGGGCCGCGCAGTGATCTCATGGGAAGAAGGCACCGGTCCCTTCACACCGGAAAGCCTCGTCGCGTGGGCCTCGGCGCGTGAAGACCGGGCGCGGCTCATGCCGCCGGCGCGCATCGAGCTTCGTTACGCCGAGGGAGATTCGGTGCGCGAAGCCCTTGAGGCTGCGGCTGTGGAGCTGGACGCACTGGCTGACGAGCGGCCCAACCAAACGACCGAAACGGAATCGAAATGA